The nucleotide sequence TTGTAAAGAACACATAGACTTAGCTTGAATTTAGCTTAaagaaatgatttttttttaaaaaaaaattgctaaataactaagtttagaaactACCTTAACTAaggttagttttgaaaaataacttagttAAAAACTTAGCTGAAAGGGAGTTTAATAAACACTTAGGTTTAAAAAAAGAGAATTCTTGCCAAAATAATtagcctttttttaaaaaaaaactttagctttgaaaacacttagattttaccaatttttttttgaaaataacgattttgtcaagtatttagtcattttttttataatttcataaaagcttaaaatattttattgcaaaaatacttaaTATATTAGCAAATTCTTGGTTTTTGtcttaaagaaatattttaaagacCTATCTTGGTTTTATCTTTTAAGCTCGTTTCAACATCAAGCTTAGAATTAAGTCCTTGTAATTATAGTtctaagtttttcttttcttcctatCGGGATTGTAGCAATTGATGACAGTCTTTGAATGCACCTTATCCCGTAGCTGAATGAGTTCATTATTAGGGAGGCTGGAAGTAGCTTGTAATTTCTCCACTTTATCTTTCAAAGTTTAGTTAGTACTTTCTAAATCCTCAACCAGTTTGCTCAAATGCAGACTTGAAGCATAGAGGTGAATATAATAACAACATGGTTATATTTTGTGGTTCCCAATTAGGAAAGTTTAATTAGAAACTTACTGCATAGCTTGACGACTTTGATCATCAGTACGTTCAGATATTGTATTCCTTTTCATTTGTGCTTGCGACTGCAACCAAGACTTAGCTAATGATCCTTTTAGTTGAAGTAGCCCATATGAGGTGGGAGCAGAGGGTTGACCAAGTTGGGATGGTAGCCCATGAAATTGTTTGAAAAGGATAGAGGAGTTGGTAGAAGTAGtaaatgttggttggtcctaggaaaatcgtaccggtttcactgtacaaaaattttgtacaagtgtcgaacctttcctaaacaacctattgtgttctttagaaattaaattaagaatcgcaaacggaacttaacattattgattccaaattaaacttatctgttcttaatggtttagatttggatcgcaagcggaacttaacactattgatccaaatccacctatgttataaattcaattaaattttaattttcaaaattggcttccaggactgcatggcgaggcacatgcccttcttggatatgagagcatccaccaccgcttagacaaagccttttaaggaaagctaatatttaatttccttatatagctgtaggtttaaccaaaaagaacaatcgaatcacaaattcgaaaaacaaaaaaaaacacaaactcgaagaacaaattcgaaaaactagaatctaatgcctcttgtgtttggaattcttacaaagaaaaataactagtatgatgcgaaaaataattactagttataccttcctttgtatgcaacaacctcttgatcttctaccgtattcgtcttcttatcccggacgttgtgtgggcaacgatctaccgagatgagaaccaccaaagctccttcttctccttgcaagattcGCACTaaaagaaaaaagcctaacaacaacggtttttgacCGTTGTCAtagcccctttcggactgttgttaaatgCCGTGTTGTTAAAGAGGAtgaccaaagacaacagtttttaaccgttgtctttgaagacaaagacaacagttttacaacggtaaaaaactgttgtcttttcattcaacgaCAACAGTTGTTCACCGTAGTCTTTGAGTGTATGCCTTTAATAATAGGCTCTTTAACAATAGTTTTGAACTGTTTACGACAATgactaaaaaccgttgtctttttagccaatgacaacggttaaaaaccattgtctttttagctaacaatgttatttaacatcaatttgacaatgatttttcaccgatgtcttttaacgccattgacaacagttttacatatttaaactgatatctttgggtacaatatacaacattttgacaataaataaaaaactgaatcttttccatcattttataaccattattttatttaaataatatatctacaaaatatcattgataaaaaacctacaatccaaacatcatcatccagtgcaaatttcattaaagtaccaaacatcatcatccaaacatcattaaagtaccaaacatcaacatccaaacatcacaaaagtttacaaaactaaatagtacccataacaatatatcacacatatatatgaagtccaaaatatcttgttttgttggatcaaatcttctttacctgtgcatcttctaaacaccttgtgcatcttctaaacaccataTCGAGAACTGCAACCTTTTCtgctttctcctccctcctagcttctcttttcttctcctttctaggTATGGCcattatcttttccctgaggtaaataacatatgattgcaagttaagtcatttcccaggagtaaatggcataaagatgatgatgacaAAGACGCTGTACACATTTGAATATGATAACAATACTTCTTTCTAGGCACAAACTAAAATTACTACATACCTCACTTTCAGTTCAAGttatctacaaaatatcattgatcaagaacctacaatccaaacatcattaaagtaccaaacatcaacatccaaacatcaccaaagtttacaaaactaaatagtacccataacaatatatcacacatatatatgccaaagtatcttgttttgttggatcaaatcttctttacttgtgcatcttctaaacacccttttacttcctgtgaaaataaaaatcacatgattttaatccaattcaacaacaacaagtctAGCTAGTCTCCAGTAATATAGAGCTTTAGAGTTTGCAAAGTATATAACAAAAACTGGCTAACAAGGTTTGTTATTTGCTTCATTGTGATATACTCTAAATTAAACTTCTCATACAGTATTTTCATATAGTagatcctataaaatagagtatctTCCAGAACCATCGGATAGCATGAGCTGCTCCAACAGAAAAATCAAGCAGAAAACATTATGCcatgcaagagaaatcaaaaataaaaacaagaaataaatttcAGACTTAAAACTAGAAGGCattatttcctttatttatttatgttctaGAGAAAAGGAAGTCACATAATATATATTACTTGTCCGGTTCTTGATCAGCCAACTATTCCCCTGCAAGAAAAATGCCCATTACACATCTAATGGGAAACTATATCCATCACATTTGGCTGCAGATTATTACCTTTAACTTATAATAATCGAGCTTGATTTGATCCATCAAAGGGGAGCATTGCAAGCTTTCCAACACAAGTTGGTAATTTTAAGATTATCATTTTGTTTTAACCTTTAATAATAGTACATTTGCACTACAGCACTATAGAACTGTCTTATATTAATTATGTATTTCCCTTTTcattgtgcttcttgtgcaagtaGGTCATCAGTATTACTTCGCCCACAACTACGGAGCATCCAATTCTTTAAGAAGAAGGTAGTTGAACAGAATCTTAGAAGTAGTTGCAAAAGTCATGACCAATTCAAAAGTTATCGAatggaaagggaaaacaaaatttaATCCTTGTTCTAATCGATCTTGATAAAGTAAAGTAGTTGAACGAAGCATGATGGTAAAAGGAAGTCAACACAGTAAAGGCAAATACATCAAACACAAACTAATTACCTGACAGGGATATTGGCTCTCGTGCTAGGGGATTGATCCTTTCTCTGCCCAGTGATCCACTCGCGGAGGCCTTTCAGCATTCTCCTTAGAGGTCTCACTTTTCCTCCATGATCTATAATAGGTAGATTGCAAGTATATATTTTAAATGCCAAGTCAAAATTGTAAAAGGCAAACTAATCTGGGAAGAAAATATCCCCATATCAATATGTTAATTATTGCTCATTGGATGCTCGAAAGCTTCAGGTTCGATATGCTTAGTTAATAGCCTTAACATGTGATTTTTGCAAAACATATGACATGATAAttgtaattagattttttttacttgtaaaaaatcACTATGGGCATTGAAACTTAACAAACTTTATTGATCTGAACACTTAACATCACAAATGTTCAAGCTTGCCACTTTTCCTTGCATTAATAATGCATTGAAACAAGGTATCACGCAACCAATCCAGGACAATTTGCATGTCATTCGAAATTGAAAAGTAAACTTTTGTTAGCAAAAAAGACAACTTGATAACATGCACTTTGGAGGTGGGACTAGGGGAAATTATCAGGTCATTTTACACTATAATGGAATAAATCCTGGTTATGGCCTGATTAATATGGAACTAAACAGGCTACACTATACAAAAAAGTAAATTTCAATAGAGGGAGAATACATATAAAAATCATACTTTTAGTTCAAAGATGGAACAAACCTGAGCACGAATAAAGCCAGAAAGAGCAAAAGTGGTATACTGGCCGGTGTACACTCCATTATCATCCAAGTGTCCAATATTGATTTGGACGGATGCATGATCCTTGGCAGTGATTAGTCTGTTCGTAGCAGAACTAGGGGAGAAAACGAAAGTTGGAAAAACATCACAATAATCAACATAATCGATCAATATATCCAGGCTACAGAAGATCTAATTACTGATAAGATAATCACCATTTTCTAAGGATATAAAGATTCATCATTTCACCCGCTTCGTTCTGCATCTTGAAAGTGATATCGCTTCCCTAGATTCACAAATATGTGACCAAATCACCTGATAACACAATAAAACAATTAGGGAAAAATATTTGACCAAATCACCTTATAATAAACATAGCCTTCAAGCACATAAAATACAAAAATAGAATTCAAGAAACTCAAAGACAT is from Zingiber officinale cultivar Zhangliang chromosome 7B, Zo_v1.1, whole genome shotgun sequence and encodes:
- the LOC122004314 gene encoding uncharacterized protein LOC122004314; the encoded protein is MANECCSIQLIDGDGVFNVTSLEHFMKSVKLAEHGFSYAVVSIMGPQSSGYVYYKGSDITFKMQNEAGEMMNLYILRKCSATNRLITAKDHASVQINIGHLDDNGVYTGQYTTFALSGFIRAQILFNYLLLKELDAP